DNA sequence from the Lycium barbarum isolate Lr01 chromosome 5, ASM1917538v2, whole genome shotgun sequence genome:
accagaagactcctcctaagactcctcagcttaatggtttagcagagaggatgaacaggaccttaatggaaagagtcagatgtttgctttctgaagcaaagttgccgaattccttttggggtgaggctttattgaccgctgcacatgttattaatctatcccctgcggttgctttgcaaagtgatgttccaaacagagtttggtatggaaaggatgtttcctatgaccacttgaaaatgtttggttgtaaagcttttgtacatgtgcctaaagatgaaaggtcgaaattaactgccaagacaaggcagtgcatcttcattggttatggccttgatgagtttggttacaggctatatgatccaattgagaagaaggttgtgagaagccgtgatgttatcttcatggaggatcaaaccattgaagatattaacaaagcagagaagataaaatcttcaagttctgaaggtttagttaatcttgatcaagttcctcatacaaatgctgatgaagttggtgggctcgatgacgatggtgatgcccagaatcatgttccagatcagcatgttgatgatgataacgatgctgctattgatgaagtagatgctcctactcatgaagtcgtggataagtcagatattccacttagaaggtctactagacaacatgttccttcttcccgttattcacctaatgagtatgtattactcactgatgggggagaacctgaatgttatgaggaggccatggaagatgagcacaaggatcaatggattgaagccatgcaagatgagatgaaatctctgcgtgagaaccatacttatgagttggtgaacttgcctaagggcatgagagctttgaagaacaagtgggtgttcaaagttaaagccgaagaacatagcttgaagcccagatacaaagctagattggttgttaagggatttggtcaaaggaaaggtattgactttgacgaaatattttctcttGTCGTGAAAATatcctccattcggacagttcttggtttgactgctagtcttgatttggagattgagcacatggatgtgaagactgcttttcttcatggtgacttagaagatgagatttatatggaacaacctgaaggcttcaaggcaaaaggtaaagaaaatcttgtatgcaaactcaagaagagtctctatggattgaagcaagctcccagacagtggtacaagaagtttgagtctgttatgggggatcaaggctacaagaagacttcttcagatcactgtgtgtttgtacaaagattttctgatggtgactttatcatccttctgctatatgtggatgatatgttgattgtaggcaaaaatgcttccaggattgacgagttgaagaaacagttgagtaagtcttttgcaatgaaagacttgggtcatgctaagcagattttgggcatgagaattactcgttctagagatgaaaagaagctttatttgtcgcagaaaaagtacatagaacgtgtactagagcgcttcaatatgaagagtgctaagtgggttagcacacctcttcctggtcatctgaaattgagcaaaaagatgtgtcctacaacaacagaggaaaaacagagaatggccaagattccttattcctctgccgtcggaagtttaatgtatgcaatggtatgcactcgaccagatattgctcatgcagtcggtgttgttagcagatttctcgaaaatccagggaaagagcattgggaagctgtgaagtggatactcaggtatctaagaggaagatcagatgaatgcttgtgttttggaggatcaaatccaattttgaagggctatacagattctgatatggcaggtgaccttgataacagaaaatccactactggatatttgtttacttttttcagggggagctatatcatggcagtcaaagttgcagaagtgtgttgcaCTATCTACAAtggaagcggagtatattgcggctactgaagctggcaaagagatgatatggctcaagagattccttcaagaacttggattgcagcaaatggagtatgttgtctattgtgacagtcagagtgcaatagacttgaccaagaactccatgtaccatgcgagaacaaaacacatcgatgtcagatatcattggattcgtgagcaattggaaagcgaattgttccaagtcaagaagattcacacgaatgaaaatcctgcagatatgctgaccaaggcggtaccgagagacaagttcgaatcgtgcaaagaacttgtcggcatgcactcaaattagaagccagtgtaccctccttcaggtgaatgggactggagggggagatttgtggggtccagtcccctatcccatattttaagaaaggaagatttttcttcctttgacaaattatacattggcaacaattgtggacttggctaacaagccaaattcttttgttcacattttcgtgatgtaagcgcttacctcatcatagtcgtgacgtaaacgcttacctcatcatagtcgtgacgtaagcgcttacctcatcataggaaattcattcctataaataggcagcttatggttcatttgtaatacaccaagatcatttgctatacacaccaaaatctcagacaatacatctgagtgagagaaaagtgaggtgttccatagactgtgagaaaatagtctgtgaagaaaaatagagtgtgagtgatattgtagtaaggtgggaaatcaaaagagtgttatttcttttgtgggtgtagtggtcttaggagtatttatactcgttactacacagtgtaaaattccttactatagtgatatcagctgctcctcttggccgtggttttttcccttattcagaagggtttccacgtaaaatcttggtgtcattattgctgcattttattcttgctgatttaaccataacttagtgttccgcgtttatcactaataccgtgaatattattttgcgggtctattttattcccatcaatAACAACTCCAAATCCCAAATTAAGATTTTTCCAGCCTTTGCAGCTTTAAGAGAGAGTATAAATTTCCAAGTAAAGAGTAGTGCTAGTAGTAATTTGAAATGTGAAAAGAGGAGTTGTAGAATTGGGATAGTGGGGGCTTTTTCTAATGAAGTGGATGATCATGATGTTGTTGCTGACGTGGAGGATGGTACTAAGAAGGTTTTGAGAGTGGGCCTAATATGTGGTGGCCCATTAGCTGAGCGCAGAATTTCTTTGGACTCTGCTCGCTTTGTTCTAAAGGTAGTGTGGTGGTGCTAATGGTGGCAAAAGTTGTGGAGGGAATGAGATGGTAGTTGTGGAAGAAAGAAGGGAAGAgaggggtaaatgggttggggtggtgaggtggcatgccatgtgaTGTCCACCTTATCGAGTTGTCAGTGTCACGTCATATTTCATGTCCACCATGGATAGTTTTAgcggaggaggggtatatttggacccaaaatataatataggggtatatttgaacccaaagtataatgaaaagggtatatttggatccaaagtataacgaggggtatatttaacccttttctgatagtataggggtatatttgacccttttctgaaGAACAAAACACCATAACAGGGACAAATCAATCGCACAACATACAAAATCAAATTGCAGTATTGCTGGAATTGACATTTTTACTGGATACTCCCTCCGGATGTAAAAAAGTGTCTTGACCATTtacacacctcttaagaaaattCTAATTCCTAGACAAATGAAATTAAATAAGACCCATATCAAGTTACTTAATTTCCTATCAGTGTTTGCAACTACTTCAGAGGTTTCGTAAAATCGCCTATAACAGTTGgtcccaaaattccaaattttgagAACTCTTTCCTTTTGCTTTCTAGAGTATTTTATATTAGTCCTCGTGATATCTAATACTGGATTAAGGGTTCTTTTCTTGTTTGAGGAGACACCCGAGCAGTATTTCTTTAGTTTTCCATTCATGCTATTAGGATGTTCTCTAAATCAACGGTTCTTTGCTTCAAGGAAGAAAATGTATCTTTTTGCattcaaattaaaataaatacatGGATAAGTGTTGTATCTGCTGGAACTTGGAACATATCTTTGAACATCCAATTGATGCACTTAAAAAGGAACACTATAACAATTAGTACTACGACTGCATTCCCCGGAAACCAACCAAACAACTTGACCAGAATCAATGCTAAACACGGGGCATTCATTTCATGATTCAGAAGCTTCCATCTTGAGCTACCTTGTTACAGACATACTTGAATAGTAAAACAAAAAGTTAAAAGTGCTGTCTCGTTTCTCGGGAGATCGGTTAAATCAATTTACTATTGTGAGTTAATCTCTTCGTCCCTGCCCTTGCACTTGCATATATGGATCAACAAGTTTATACAATAGGTATCCGTTTTGCATATTTAGGCTACATGTATATCTTGCAAACCCAAAGCTCTATCCTCTTTTTTTTGTGTATGTGTGTATAACCTAGATTTACTGCTATTTTGTTGCCCTTTCCTTTCCCGGGGAAACAAGGACCAAACACCCATGTtgtatattaaaaaaatgaaCTCATGTTGCCTTCATACCATATATACATTCATTTGCGAAAACAAAGTTATTGTTAGATTCATGAGCTTGCTAGAAAGACAAAAACAGCGAGATCGTTCATGATCATGTAGGTGGTCCATCTTATGTGCCAGCAATGCCATGATTGGTGAAATCTGGAATTTAGTAGTTGCAGTTCACAACATGCATTTCCGCTAGATATCCACTGAGAAAAGAAAAGCAAGCATTGGAATAAGAATGCTTCTCTGTGTAGTAAGTAACCAGAAGTTAGCCTGCAAATTAACTAACTTTATGTTGACATTACTGCTAATTTCACAACTATTTCGCCATTGATGAACAAGGAAGAAGAGAAAAGAGAAAATGATCATTTTCCCACAAGTTCTGGTTTTGAATTTGATACAAACAAGAAGGGTAAAGTTGATCCTGGGGACCAGTGAAGCTCATACGTGGAAGCATCTAAAGGAAACAAGTGAAGATTATTCTAGAACAACACATGTGCACATCATGTGCCATTCTTTTATTTTTGCATCTATTTTCATTTGTCAGATTGTAAATAATGATTATTTCCCATGGTCAGTATTTAGCTAGACAAATAGAATAGGGACAACTGTGAATAGTTTGTTAGGAATTCTCTTTAGCTAGACAAATAAAATAGGGACAGCTGTGAATAGTTTGTTAGGAATTCTTATCCTTTGTTTTGTATAAATTGTGCACAGTTTCATCGAATGGAATACAGAGAAAATTGTTCCAATCTTGCTTTCTTCTTTTAATCTCCACATGGTATCAAAGCAGGAATAAATTTTTCTGTTCTTCATTCTCTTTTTCTCCCTTCACTTGCCTTCTTTTCCTCTTTCTTTCCATCTCAGTTATGGTAGATCCAACTGAGAACACTGCTGCTGTTGCTGCTGTTCAAACTATGAAGGAACAAGCTATCGACTCCAATCACCCCTATTACCTCCATCCATCAGATGCACCAGGTCTGACTCTTGTGGTTTCACCCTTTAATGGAAAGGGATATGGAGGATGGAGGAGATCCATGTTAATAGCATTGTCTGCGAAAAATAAGACAGGTTTTATTGATGGCTCTCTTCCTGAACCAGCAGCAGATTCATCCTCACTCAAGTCATGGACCAGGTGCAACCATATGGTTCTCTCTTGGTTGCTAAATTCTCTTTCTAAGGACATAGGTGAGAGTGTCCTTTACTCAGAAAATGCCAAACTTCTTTGGGACGATTTGGAATCTAGGTATGGACAAGCCAATGGAGCTAAACTTTTTCAACTGCAAAAAGATTTAAATACTTTAGTTCAGGGTAACATGGGTGTAACCAGTTATTTCAACAAACTAAAGTGTATTTGGGATGAACTTGATGCAATGAATACATTCTCCTCTTGTGTTTGTGATTGTAAGTGTGGTGGAAAAACTAAGACTAATAAGGCACAAGACGATGAAAGACTATTGCAATTTTTAATGGGTTTGAATGAATCATATCTGGGAGTGAGGAGAAATATTTTGATGACCACTCCTCTCCCATCTATTGGCCATGCCTACTCACTTGTTGTTCAGGATGAAAAGCAAGCTGAGATCCAACACACTCCACCCTATCCAACTGATTCTGCTTCTTTCATAGCTGCTGGACAAAGTTATCAAAACAACAGGATTAACACAGGTGACAACAAAGGACAGAGGGGGTTTTATGACAACAAAAGAAATTCACTTGTGTGTACCTATTGCAAGAGGCCCCGTCATAGTGTAGAAAAATGCTATAGGTTGCATGGATATCCAGCAGACTTTAAGTTCACCAAGAAGAAGCAATTTCAGGTGCCTGT
Encoded proteins:
- the LOC132642235 gene encoding uncharacterized protein LOC132642235 codes for the protein MGVTSYFNKLKCIWDELDAMNTFSSCVCDCKCGGKTKTNKAQDDERLLQFLMGLNESYLGVRRNILMTTPLPSIGHAYSLVVQDEKQAEIQHTPPYPTDSASFIAAGQSYQNNRINTGDNKGQRGFYDNKRNSLVCTYCKRPRHSVEKCYRLHGYPADFKFTKKKQFQVPVSGNAVLTNEQQAGKGILQNPIAQLMQLLQQVSFDQHGSTTTDGKINANCAGPFTEEPSGNW